From the Daucus carota subsp. sativus chromosome 8, DH1 v3.0, whole genome shotgun sequence genome, one window contains:
- the LOC108198315 gene encoding uncharacterized protein LOC108198315 has translation MALKKCLEDGTNGEVGESPFTKRLEDEPKQRHIKHLNLNPFDGMGDPEEHLSYFNQLALHYEYRDLTKCRFFAATLRGSAQRWFSRVPARSIDTWADFKRAFLNRFRANQPQEVHTSYLQTIGQREGESLQSYINRFKEAVNKIICVNEIEALVHVKRGLDLYECEKYVVKLMEVQPTTLAKAYDLASQAVTEAESLAVLKRARAPPISNQKHYPRERHTPYQKPAEQIRVQTTHGPAISKNNNVSVKDRLGPAVGLRPEKRPEPNWTKFSMTRSALLRDIRNKPFYQAPPAMWANPEDRNKERHCEYHETHGHSTDSCLALKHFLERQVKAGNLNQYLPRDLPPSPPQDHRDGRNVVNPVFGGTVTPPAPGGPSVYAIAQGEVHSPIYFTHADYEGINPDHNEALVVSLLIAENEVKRILVDNGSSTDICFQHTWDRLRLSNAVLEPCLEETPLYGFGHNVVPIAGVAHLPVTFGSPPHQITKTIKFYIINAVSSYNMILGRPTLNALRAIPSTSHLKMKFPTPTGIGEIKGDSETSKRCYGIALVLAATEPGNIKRENTDKRKQEKRKKRVESLQRKNKRHREVQVIETHDPIHEEPPRMDAELKKCLLRDEQPVAKPAVATEQIQVSPTDPTRKVSIGAGLESVFKKELTNLLREYADVFAWSPKDMPGLDESVAMHKLSVDPKRAPKKQKRRNFAPDRQKAIDAEIDKLLDADLICEVSYPDWVANVVLVKKANGKWRMCVDYTDLNAACPKDPYPLPSIDQLIDATAGHLMLSFMDAFSGYNQIKMAPEDCEKTAFITHRGVYCYKVMPFGLINAGATYQCMMNKIFAPQLGRNMEVYVDDMIVKSMLQESHLADLRECFANLRQHNMKLNPDKCTFALEAGKFLGFLVSQRGIEANPEKIQAIIDMQPPKTIKDVQCLTGRLAALRRFISKLAERCLPFFDTLKGALKTKKLTWTDECQKAFEDLKQYLASAPLLTTASPSEPLSLCLSVSDKAVGAVLIKEVEATQRPVYYVSQTLKDAETRYPNTEKAALALVMASRKLRHYFQGREIRVITNQPLRKILHKPELSGRLINWAIELSQFHLTYVPRTAIKAQALADFVVECNFTQPEETTPESHTPIPVTEGWKLYVDGSATNNRCGAGAILISPDGFCIKQALQLNFKATNNQAEYEALLTGLDLALTLQLQNLIIYSDSQLVVRQTTGDYAVKDSTLARYQQQVQTRLSTFKSYQLHQINREDNSIADSLSKLLEGEYTTADGPVYFLSLPHPSIEPKEQFNITLDEDNWMTPLIAYIRHGTLPTDHSKARQVKAHAAKFFLQDNILYRRNFDSPILKCVDDDEATYCMREVHEGICGDHMAGKALTHKILRQGYYWPTMAKDCKAFVRACHQCQLFSNVPRTAPAVPVSILSPIPFAVWGIDIMGPFPKARGELQFVMVAIDYMTKWAEAKALRTITQEDAIRFVRNQIITRFGIPTTLIFDNRTQFVGKKFTTFLSDHGIKHKKASVCHPQSNGQVEVTNRIILRGLKKTLTESKKKWPEHLPQVLCSYRTTQKTSTGETPFKLAFGAEALAPVEIGSPSFRLQNFNINDSIEGMRTNLELLDEVRAEAVQKMELYKEKTRDFFGKRVRMRAFQVGDLVNRATEASDPRHTGKLMPKWEGPYKIAQIIRPGSYKLSRLDGTEVNNTWHAEKLKKYYQ, from the coding sequence ATGGCCCTAAAAAAATGCCTTGAGGACGGCACCAACGGGGAGGTTGGAGAATCCCCTTTCACGAAAAGGCTAGAGGACGAACCAAAACAAAGGCATATCAAACATCTTAACCTGAACCCCTTTGACGGGATGGGAGACCCTGAGGAACACCTCAGCTACTTTAACCAACTAGCCCTACATTACGAATATCGTGACCTCACTAAGTGCCGTTTCTTCGCCGCTACCCTGAGGGGAAGCGCGCAACGATGGTTCAGCCGCGTCCCGGCCAGGAGCATAGACACGTGGGCAGACTTCAAGAGGGCGTTCTTAAACAGATTCCGGGCCAACCAACCGCAAGAGGTGCATACCTCCTACTTACAAACAATCGGACAAAGAGAAGGGGAATCACTACAAAGCTACATCAATCGCTTCAAGGAAGCGGTCAACAAGATTATCTGTGTAAACGAAATAGAGGCCCTTGTCCATGTGAAAAGGGGGTTGGACCTGTATGAGTGTGAAAAATACGTTGTCAAGTTGATGGAAGTACAACCCACGACCTTAGCCAAAGCATATGACCTGGCATCCCAGGCTGTCACGGAGGCCGAATCTCTAGCCGTGCTAAAGCGGGCACGCGCCCCGCCCATCAGCAATCAGAAGCACTACCCGCGTGAAAGACACACCCCCTATCAAAAACCCGCGGAACAGATACGGGTCCAAACCACGCATGGTCCCGCCATTAGCAAAAACAATAACGTGTCCGTGAAGGATCGTCTAGGCCCCGCGGTGGGTCTCCGACCCGAGAAACGCCCTGAGCCTAATTGGACTAAATTTAGCATGACTCGGTCGGCTCTGTTAAGAGACATTAGAAACAAGCCGTTTTACCAAGCACCGCCAGCCATGTGGGCCAACCCGGAGGATCGAAACAAAGAGCGTCACTGCGAATACCATGAGACACATGGACACTCTACGGACAGCTGCCTCGCACTCAAACATTTCCTGGAACGACAAGTCAAGGCGGGGAACCTAAACCAATACCTCCCCCGTGATTTACCGCCATCGCCGCCACAAGATCACCGAGATGGCCGCAATGTGGTTAATCCCGTATTCGGGGGCACCGTCACGCCACCTGCCCCGGGCGGACCTTCAGTGTATGCAATCGCCCAGGGAGAGGTGCACAGCCCCATATACTTCACACATGCAGACTACGAGGGTATCAACCCGGATCACAACGAAGCCCTCGTCGTATCCCTGTTAATAGCAGAAAATGAGGTAAAGAGAATCTTGGTAGATAATGGCTCCTCTACGGACATCTGTTTTCAGCATACCTGGGATCGCCTGCGTCTGAGCAACGCGGTCCTCGAACCTTGCCTTGAAGAGACACCTTTGTACGGTTTCGGGCACAATGTTGTGCCCATAGCAGGGGTAGCTCATCTGCCAGTCACCTTCGGTTCACCCCCTCACCAAATCACCaagacaataaaattttacataatcaacGCAGTCTCCTCATACAACATGATCCTTGGGAGGCCGACCCTAAATGCCCTCAGAGCGATCCCCTCAACATCGCACCTAAAAATGAAGTTCCCAACTCCCACAGGAATAGGCGAAATCAAAGGAGATTCTGAAACCTCAAAACGATGTTACGGAATAGCCCTTGTCCTGGCGGCCACCGAGCCTGGGAACATCAAGCGGGAAAACACCGACAAACGAAAGCAGGAAAAACGAAAGAAGCGCGTGGAGAGCCTCCAAAGGAAGAACAAGCGACACCGGGAGGTGCAAGTCATAGAAACACACGATCCCATACACGAAGAGCCCCCACGAATGGACGCCGAGCTCAAAAAGTGCTTATTACGGGACGAGCAACCTGTGGCAAAACCCGCTGTGGCAACGGAACAAATCCAGGTGTCCCCTACCGACCCCACGCGAAAAGTTAGCATTGGGGCCGGCTTGGAGTCAGTATTCAAAAAGGAGCTTACGAACCTGTTACGAGAGTACGCGGACGTCTTCGCATGGAGCCCCAAAGACATGCCCGGTCTCGACGAATCCGTGGCCATGCACAAGCTAAGCGTAGATCCCAAACGGGCCCCGAAAAAACAGAAGCGGCGCAACTTCGCGCCTGACCGCCAGAAAGCAATCGATGCAGAAATAGACAAACTGTTGGACGCAGATTTAATCTGCGAAGTCTCATACCCGGATTGGGTGGCGAACGTCGTACTCGTAAAGAAAGCCAACGGGAAATGGCGCATGTGCGTCGATTATACAGACCTCAATGCAGCGTGCCCTAAGGACCCGTACCCACTGCCAAGCATCGACCAACTCATAGACGCAACCGCCGGACATCTCATGCTCAGCTTCATGGACGCATTCTCAGGATACAATCAAATTAAAATGGCGCCGGAAGATTGTGAGAAAACCGCCTTCATCACGCATAGAGGAGTATACTGCTACAAGGTCATGCCTTTCGGCCTCATAAACGCGGGCGCCACCTACCAGTGCATGATGAATAAAATTTTCGCACCACAACTAGGGCGTAACATGGAAGTCTACGTCGACGACATGATCGTCAAATCCATGCTCCAGGAATCACACTTGGCTGACCTACGAGAATGTTTCGCCAATCTTAGGCAGCACAACATGAAACTCAACCCGGACAAATGCACTTTTGCCTTGGAAGCGGGGAAATTCTTAGGTTTTCTGGTAAGCCAACGCGGGATCGAGGCCAACCCGGAAAAAATCCAGGCCATCATTGACATGCAGCCCCCGAAGACCATCAAGGACGTTCAATGCCTCACGGGACGCCTCGCGGCGTTGCGACGGTTCATATCAAAGCTGGCAGAGCGGTGTCTTCCATTTTTCGACACCCTTAAAGGAGCGCTCAAGACCAAGAAGCTTACATGGACGGACGAATGTCAAAAAGCCTTCGAGGACCTGAAACAGTACCTAGCATCCGCACCACTCTTAACGACCGCGTCCCCAAGCGAACCGTTGTCATTATGCTTGTCAGTTTCCGACAAAGCCGTGGGGGCGGTCCTCATCAAGGAGGTAGAAGCGACGCAAAGACCGGTTTATTATGTAAGCCAAACACTCAAGGATGCAGAAACCCGCTACCCCAACACAGAAAAAGCAGCCCTAGCCCTTGTTATGGCAAGCAGGAAACTCCGCCACTACTTCCAAGGACGAGAAATCCGAGTCATCACCAATCAACCCTTGCGCAAAATCCTCCACAAGCCCGAGCTGTCAGGACGGCTTATTAACTGGGCGATCGAGCTCAGTCAATTCCACCTCACATACGTCCCGAGGACCGCGATCAAAGCACAGGCCCTAGCAGATTTCGTCGTGGAATGTAACTTTACCCAGCCAGAGGAGACAACACCGGAAAGCCACACACCCATCCCGGTCACGGAGGGATGGAAGCTTTACGTGGATGGTTCCGCGACCAATAATAGGTGCGGAGCCGGGGCGATACTTATTAGCCCAGATGGATTCTGCATCAAGCAAGCCCTCCAGCTCAATTTCAAAGCCACTAACAACCAGGCGGAATACGAGGCCCTACTCACGGGTCTAGACCTCGCCCTCACTTTGCAACTGCAAAATCTAATCATATACAGTGACTCCCAGCTAGTAGTACGCCAAACAACAGGTGACTACGCGGTCAAAGATTCAACATTAGCCCGCTACCAACAACAAGTACAGACCCGCCTGTCTACATTCAAAAGCTACCAGCTCCACCAAATCAACCGCGAAGACAATTCCATAGCAGACAGCCTATCTAAACTTCTAGAGGGGGAATACACAACAGCGGATGGTCCCGTATATTTCTTATCCCTCCCACATCCCTCCATAGAGCCAAAGGAACAATTCAACATCACTCTCGACGAAGACAACTGGATGACCCCGCTCATCGCCTACATCCGCCACGGGACCCTCCCAACGGACCATAGCAAAGCCAGGCAGGTCAAGGCACACGCAGCCAAGTTTTTCCTACAAGACAACATCCTCTACCGTCGAAACTTCGACTCACCCATTCTCAAgtgtgttgatgatgatgaggcaACATATTGCATGAGGGAGGTCCACGAGGGCATATGCGGAGATCACATGGCGGGCAAAGCTCTCACACACAAAATCTTACGCCAGGGTTACTACTGGCCAACCATGGCAAAGGACTGTAAAGCATTCGTCAGGGCGTGTCACCAATGCCAGCTCTTCAGCAATGTTCCGCGCACAGCCCCCGCGGTACCCGTTTCCATACTTTCCCCCATCCCATTTGCCGTATGGGGGATCGACATTATGGGACCATTCCCCAAGGCTCGCGGAGAACTCCAATTCGTGATGGTGGCCATCGATTACATGACAAAATGGGCAGAAGCCAAGGCACTCAGGACCATTACTCAAGAGGACGCAATCAGATTTGTCCGCAACCAGATAATCACCCGTTTTGGTATCCCCACAACCCTCATCTTTGATAACAGGACACAATTTGTGGGTAAGAAGTTCACAACCTTCCTCTCCGATCACGGGATCAAACACAAAAAAGCATCAGTCTGCCACCCGCAAAGTAACGGGCAAGTAGAAGTCACCAACCGCATTATTCTTCGCGGGCTCAAAAAAACCCTTACAGAATCCAAGAAAAAATGGCCAGAGCACCTACCTCAAGTCTTATGCTCTTACCGCACCACACAAAAAACAAGCACGGGAGAAACACCGTTTAAACTAGCCTTCGGCGCAGAGGCACTAGCACCAGTCGAAATAGGGTCACCTTCCTTCCGTCTGCAAAATTTCAACATCAATGATAGCATTGAGGGAATGCGGACCAACTTGGAGCTACTTGATGAAGTACGAGCGGAGGCGGTACAGAAAATGGAGCTCTACAAAGAAAAGACAAGGGATTTCTTCGGAAAAAGGGTCCGAATGCGGGCATTTCAGGTGGGCGATTTGGTCAACCGAGCAACCGAGGCATCAGACCCACGCCACACGGGCAAGCTCATGCCTAAGTGGGAAGGTCCATACAAAATCGCACAAATCATCCGTCCCGGCTCCTACAAGTTATCCCGCCTAGATGGCACGGAGGTCAACAATACTTGGCACGCAGAGAAGCTCAAGAAATATTATCAGTAG